CCAGTGGGACCACACAGCCTTATCTGATGCACTGTCATTGGAGAAACTCAGATTTCTTCTGAAACAGAGTAGCAACATCAATTTCCCACCTCTGCCAGATGCAGCTTTTCTTTAAAACCTAAGACAGAATCCTTATCTCAGTTCCCACTAGAATCAGAGCAGACAGGCAGAAAGAGAGTGCTGATCTGTTTGAAGCAGAGCCCACAAGCACCAAGAAGTACCCTGTATTCTCTATTAACACACCCATCTGCGTTCCTTTCACTCAGCAGAGCAGCAGCATCCAAGTGTCTTTTCCTCTGCTCTTCTTGTCTCCTTTGCTTTTCCTGAatcttcaagaagaaaaagaagaaaccaatgTTCGTAAGTCATTCAGTCAGGTTTACAGAAATACTCTGGTCTATCAAAACATTTCAATGAACTTTATCAATCCAGACTAAAGTAACCTTTATAAGATGAAAATACACTAGAAAATCTGTTAGAAAACCTCCACCAAGCAACTACACGTTTCTGTATCCTAGAGCTCTATTCCAAAGATTAAGTCATGCACATGTgtctgcacacatacacacagtctcCAACTGTGACATTTATTGGGCAGGGATGTTCCATAGCCAAATCAAATCTCATTACTTAAGTGAAGTTAATGAAGGTCCCGAGAATATTACAGGGGATATAACTGACATTCTTACATAATCTTTTTTGCTTCCTCTTTCTTTAGGCTCCTTATATTCTGGATCTTGAGGAACAACCTCCATCGATTCTTGTTCTGGGTTATTGCTCTCTGGGGCCTCGGCCATGCTGTCTTCATTGTCTGGTTTAGAATTCTGCTTTTCCTCAAGTGCGCCATTACTTTCTTCAACTGATGCACTGTCTTTTGGCTCTGCATATAACATCTCAGCAGAAAATGTTCCATTTAGGAGACTGTCCACTTTGTTGAGGGGGAATTCGTAAAGACCACTGAGGAAAGATTTGGGAAATCCAAAACATGCTGTTGCTACCCTAACAGGTCCATCTCCAGGGTAGAGCTGAATAATGGAGCCAAAACCTgagcaaataaaagaaacaaacatctgCACAATGGAGGCAACTCTAGACTACACAAACCCTCAGAGAGTCCTCCACCATAGCAAGACTTTCCTACTCTGTTTAGAAGTGGAGGAATGGTACAGCTCCTCTGGGAGTCTGTTTGGAGTCTGGGGAGTCTGTTTGGAGTCTATGAATATTCCAAGTGAAGACAACATAATTCCAAAACAGATGAATAGGAAGTCTTAAGGAAGCTACCCCCACTTGACATTACTCTTAAGACCGTGGGATCATGTGAATTTGTCTCTTACTCCAATTCTTAAGTGGCATAGTTTATATAACCTTGTCTTTCATAGGGTCAGAGAAAGAACAGGTACATCAGGTTGTGTTGTATTCTTTCAGGAGAGAATACATCCCCAGTAGTCTTCCCACTTAATCCCCTCCATTCGGGTCAATAAGATAAGCACCAGCTATTTTACTGAAATAAGTTTACTGAAATTACTGTCCTGAAGGTCCTAGTCAATCACAGGTCCCACACTTATACCCACTAATACTAAAGCTGAAAAGGACAACCACAACAAGGGTACCAACACAGTAGGATAGGAGATACAGACCACAAAGGAAGGTCCCAGAACAGTAGTTATAAAAGTTCATGCCAAATCCCTTCATTAATCTTGAAGTAACTcaattcaactttttaattttaattttttggactagggattaaatccaggggtgatttaccactgagctatatccccagcctttttttttttttttttttttttttttttaattttgagagaggatcttgctaaactgctaagggccttgaacttacaatcctgtctcagcttccagagggactgggattacaggcatgtgccactacataGGGTTTCCTCAATCCAGTTTTTTATCAGTTTACATTTTGGACCTCTCTACTCACATTAGAGTAGGGTTTTACTGAATGTGAAAATGTTAAATCTTACCTCCCATTCGTTCCATCATTGCACCCAGCACCAAGCCTGAACATGTTTCCATTACAATCATTTTATTGCCAGCACGGATATTTCCCAAGGTCAGCATCTGGGCTAGTGTATCATATCTCATgtggctaaagaaaaaaaaaaaaaaaggatgattcATTCACTTTTTGCTAAGTAAAGCCTAAAAATTTAATcatcatttttcaagttttattgtttaataaaaattatgttgatAAACATTAATGATTGCTTTGGAGGTGACAGTAAAAGGACTTACAATTTATGAGGTAGGAGGACACTTTATGCAGGTGagcaagtttttcattttatttaaaatcatgacTTTCTTAAAGATACATTTTCCCCCAATTATACTTTTGAAAGGAAACAAAGCGTACTTAATTTTTCCAGGTTCTCTTGCATAATACATAATTGAAAGAATACGGGTAGATGGCTTCAAAATAGTTATGACGGCTTCATATCTGGGGAAGTTAAAAACAGGACACCAGTTTTTAACAAATATCTAAAACATTTTACTTCTTAGTAATATATACCtcataaattcataaaaagaTCAACTATTTTCCATCTACTTCTacttacttctttttcttctttttaatatatttatcttgAGCAAATTCTGTCTTGTCTCGAAATGTTGTACTATTTTCAATTAACTGCTGAACTATTTCCTATAAAAAAAAGGAGCAAGCAGATTTTCTGAAACTTTACTTCCACAGAACAAATAAGTTCAAGTGTTTCTTACCCCAGAATATATCCACAGGTCTGATTTTTCAGTCCCTCTTCCACAGAAGTCCAAATAGATCAACTCTGTAGTTATATATTCTATTTAGAATTTGtaataaagtatttataaatcCATTTAAACCAAggtaaagaagagaaatatttaataaaactgtCATTTCTGAGAGCACTGGCTGAAAACATTACTGAAAATGAATAAAGTTAAATCCTAATATGTATTGTTATTAAATTCTCTACCATgttatttccttatatttttccatcttaataagaaacaaaatcttGATTACTAAATTGCATGTACATTACAACCTATTTCTAACAAATTATAACgtgattttttccattttgccttTGGCAAAGTCTGCTTTAAAAACCAaccacgggctggggagatagcttagttggtagagtgcctgcctcgtatgcacaaggccctgggttcaatccccagcaccacaaaaaaacaaaacaaaacaaaacaaatcaaaaaaacaaCCACTTTCTATATACCAAGcaaaaactgggctggggagatagctcagtcggtagagtgcttgccttgtaagcacaaggccctgggttcaatccccagcacccaaaaaaaaaaaaaaaaaaaaatagcaaccaagcaaaaactaaattttaaaagttctttgaatATTACCTCTCCTTTAATGCCCTTGTCTTTCAAAGCTTTTATGTCATCTTGAGTAAGTTTCTGAGATTTTCCATCATCAATTATATTTCGATTATCAGTGCCAGCTTCTTTGGTctctaaggaaaagaaattgcTCTATGATGACATTtataatctgaaattattttacaatCTTTTTTCCCCTAAGTAAAATACCACATCTAGTCCATCGGCCATTCCAGTGTAGCTTTCTAGTTCCACTGCCCTCACTGTAGTCTACTCTCCTGTCTTGAGGTGACTACCCAAGCCTCTAACTCATCTTCCTGTTCCCACTCTTGCTCCCTTCCTATCCACATGGATGCCAAAgtgatctttttcttaaaatgcaaaCTGGTACATCTATTTGAATGTTTAACAGCATACAGTGGCTTTCCACAGCAATGAGAATGCGTTCCAAAGATAACTGCAAGGTCATATATGATGTGGGCCTTGCCTCCCCTTCCTGGCCTCATCTCCTGACCCCTAAGCTTCAGCTACATTGCCCTTGTTTCTGTTCCTTGACCATTCCAACCAAGGTCCCTCAGCAGAATTTTGTTGTTCCCCCTACCTGGAAGGCTCTTATGACAGCTCTCCAAGTGGCTGGTTCTTTGTTATCTCAGTCAAGGCTAATCTTGCCCAATCAGGCTCCAGTACACACCCCTACTTTACTATTTtcatatgtatcatcatcagaAATCATGCTGTTTGCTTGTCTACTTGATAATTTTGGTTATTCTCCACTggtaaatacattttataagatACTCTGTCTTATGAATTGCTACAATAATAGTGCCCTAATCATGCCTGACACCTATTTGGTACttaataaaaatacagatgttaattttaaaatatctaattaatTGGTCTGGCTCAAAACagtattttagttagcttttagtaattattaaatgtttatatattttattaataacgtttattttaataaacaagcATTTATCCTTAGTTAATAATAGCCAAAATGATGGGACCCTTACTATAGGCAAGGCACTGTTAGGATCTTCCTAAGAAGGCTATGTCACTAAACACTCATCACAACCTAGGCATTAAACTTGTTTATGTCCCCATTTAATGGactaataatataatataagaaCCACATGAACCAAATCATCTGCCCAAAGTTGCAAGTCAAGTAATAAAGCAGGTACTTAAACCTAGCCACTTTATTCAAAGCCAGATCTCAATCTTCACACTATCCATGACGCTGCAGTTTATGGGCACTGAAAAGGTTTTCAATGTGCTCTTGCAATAAAGCACCAAAGACTCATGGGATTGACCGCCTGGTTCAAGGTCAGGGAGCCAGCTAATGGTGGGCTAGAGCCAGAATTCAGGTTATTTTATTGCTGAAGGTAGTACTTGCTTCATTCCACCAAGATACAGTTCTAAGTGGTGCACCTGAAGTAggctcttcctttttcttcttgagcTGAAGACCTCCTCCACTGGTCACTTCAAATGTGGATCCAAAGCTATGGCCAATCACATTATCCAGGTAGAACCACTGTTTTTCAAAAGTCACTTTTCTGGGTTAAGAAAAAGTAATCAATTAATTGATGTCTTTtgtattcattcaagaaaagtCTGTTCATTCCAATTTATTTCAAAAGTGGTCTCCTCAATGGATGATCAGCATAAACTACAGGGAACTGGTTTGGGGTAGagacataaaatgaataaagaagctAGGAAAACATTGAATTTTGGAAAGGGGAAGCAAAGACAAAAGATATTTCTCTTCTGGGGCATCATCAGACCCCCATTTTGTACTGTCTACCAGGATGTCCAAACTCACAGGCTCTGCAGATTCCTAAACAGCAGACAGGGTAACCAAGATTGCCAGGTCACCAGACATTCACTGTGACATTCCTCACAACTCACATGTCTCAAAACAGAACAATCACTGAGATGACAAGGATTCAGGGAACTCCTTGGTCTTGGTCTAAATAGCCATTTTACTGAAAAATTATCTAATacaagcaaattatatttcaaataaacgTCACCGgcatttcatttccaaatgaaatgaaacctaATACTGACAATGCTATACTGCAGACCAGGAAACAGGATTTTCTTATCACTCCAATTTGTATTTTACTGATATTTAAGAGGGGAatcccataaaaacaaaaacattccctttcaaaagaagaaaactaacacATGCTGACATCAACCAGAGGCAGTATGTGCCACatatattcatgttttttaatTCTCATACTAATCCTGGGACATAGCTCTCTCCAAAGGAGAAATCTAAGGCCCAGGGAAAAGTGTTCAGTTACAAGGTGCTGGAGTGGGATTCAAATTCAGGTCTGTCTGATCCCTAGGTCTGGTTAATTCCACTATATTACACAATATTTCTCAGCAAAGGCCAAATGACTTTAGGAAGTACCATTGAGCTTCAGGCCCAGTCCACATCCAAAAACTTCAGAATATTGGAAAATGTGCTGTCAGTCCTATTTGTGCCCCACTTCAGTCCTTCTCTTCCTTTGTGGCCCTGGAGAGTAACATAATGCATGCTGTATCACCTAGGTTTGCCTGTCAAATGCTTCCCACCACTGCTAGTTCCTAAGTATGTCACCTTCATTTTTTTGGCTCCTTATAGCCTACCACACCTTTGTGTATATGTTCCATCTTCATTATGTGTTACTTCAAACACCTGAGTGAAATATGGCATGATCCTAAGTGATTCAGATAGGGCCAATTCTTATGCTTTGCTGGGTCTCCCAAAACTAACACaacagatattcaaaatatttgctgACACAACCCCCCTGAGAAGTTGAAATTCAGTTCAGCTATGTATCCACCACCCTTCAAGCACCTTGGTGCTAATGAACCACTGGATCTAAGCTGGGTTGGATTTCACCTCTGCTAGCCTATTTGATGTGCAAAGGCAGGGAGGGGTGTCACTCAAACTGACTGGTCTGACAGGCCAATGCACCAGGTAGGAAGGGCATGTGTAGTCAGAGGGGATGTGGGCATCATCCCATCTTCATGGGAAAGGAGTAGGACTTGCCCATCTCAAAGAATCAGAACAGATTCTGCCTAACCAGATGAGTAGTTTGGAAAGAAAGGTGATGGGGGAGTCTGGCCTGGGATGCAGCTGAGCTCAGAGGGtcattttctaattaaaacaaaattagccATTATGGCTTTACCAAGAGGGACCAACAATATGTGTTTCCAAATCAGGCCTAAAGAGTACCTATTAGAACTTAAGATGCTGCTATCTCCTCGGTAATGAAAATGATTCTGTCCAAAAGAGCACATAATTAGAAACAACCATGCTTGAAAATTAAGGCAATTACAGGAATAGTAtgcaaaagaaactaaaaatgctTTACCTGGATAGTTATTACAAGATGCGTAATTTGGGCTTACTCATCAAACTgtgtatttataattgttatactTCAACTAAAAAGTTTAAGCAATTTGTATTGGAAATGTTCAAAAATTATGCACTTGGAAGAAGGCACAGAAATTTTTCtccccactttaaaaaatttgttctttttagatatacatagaGTGTACTTTgacttattatacatacatggaatacaacttattctaattaggatcctattcttatggttgtacaagATGAGGAGTTTCACTGTTGGTGGTGTGTTCATGTGAACATAGGATAGTTGTttccgattcattccactgtctcttCTACTCtcatccttctccctttccttcattcccctttgtctaatcccctTCCTACCCCACCCCCTTCTTgagtgttagcatctgcatataggagagaacattcgacctttggtttttcaggactggcttatttcacttagcatgacagtctccagatccatccatttactggcaaaagtcataaagtcattcttctttgtagctgagtaatatttcaaagtgtatatataccacattttcttatccatccACCTGTTAAATGAATGGcccctaggctggttccatagcttagctattgtgaactgagctgctataaacattgatgtggctgtgtcactgtagtatgttgattttaagtcctttgggtatacatcgaggagtgggataactgggtcaaatggtggttccattccaaattttctgaggaatctctatactgctttccagtgtggctgcaccaatttgcaatcccaccagcaatgtatgagtgtaccttttttccccacatccttgccaacatttattgttacttgtattcttgataactgagCAGGCACagaatttctaattaaaaattctggacagaaaaaaaaaaaaaacagacttcaaGAACACAGAAGTGTATCAGTAATGAGGAATAGTTACAAAAATTTTCATCcaccaaaatgtaaaaaaatgtcatcaaaggagaatttttaaatgcttaaaagcTAGTGCAGATATTTCATTTTCTGGACTGGAAGAACCTTCCTccccataattttttctttaccaaATTGATGCTTATgccgaaaaacaaaacaaaacaaaacaaaaaacaaaaaaaaaaaacttggttaTCACCAGCTTGGTGCTTTGGGGATTTTAACTTGATTAATTTTTAACAATACCTGCTTTCTTTAAATACCAGTTTGATGAAAACAAtactaaaacaatttttgttaagtagGCATTTATCAGAAATTCCAAACTAATGCCGAGTTTTCTGGTCTGCAGAATGATGTTCTTCTGACACTGCATTCAACTTACAACTTACTTCTCTGTCAAGAGTTAATACAAGACTAagtaaggatgtagctcagtggtatagcacttgcctagtatgtgtgaagccctgggtttgatattcAGCACTGcaataacaaacaaaacagtaATAACCTAGTGCAAAAGAAAACTTGGTTATACTTCTCATTCAAACAACCTAATATGTTGTTACCATTAATAAGCTGTTAGGATTTAACAACCTCACCATCACTGCCAGAGTTATCAAAATCCTACTTCTCTACTATTAAAACAGAATGTTACTTGCTAGCAGGTTCAGAAACCAAAACTTAGTTCAAGTTCTAAGACCTTGAGCAAATTGCTTTTGAGCAATTCAACTTTCCTGGACTTTGAACACCTTGGTGTAAAATGAAGCAACCCCCATGGGACTCCACACTCTACggaaagttgttttcttttcttattccacaCAGACAGGTAGTCCCATTTGGACCGAGAGAAGAGGTCAGTCAGAAAGCCAGACTAGGTGgaagagatcttttttttttttttttttttttttggtgggactgaTCCTGGTTGAGggattaaaaaggaaggagatcTGTGAGGAAAAGCGGGGAGCCGGGAGGAGACTCAGAGAAAAGGATGAGAACAGAGATGAAGACAGTGGGGGTCTGTAAGAACACAGAGCAGATCCTAAGAACGCAGAGGTAGAAACCCAGGCGGTGGGGAGCAGCGACGACGACGATGGAAAGGGAAGCAATCGAGCTGAGCAACCAAGGACCAATAATGGAATTCAGGGGAAAGGTTTTTGTGGCAAAACTGGAAAGGATGCCGAAGGTAGAAAGCCGGGTATGAAGTCCAGAAGGGAGACTCCGTGGGAAGGCAGGAGGGGCACGGGTTGTAAAAGAATCTAGTAGGTGAAGGCCTCTGTGACGAGATCATCTGAGAGGAGGAAACGAGGATGGGGATAGAGATCCAGTGAATTCAGAATGGGATCCTGGTGGAAAGGGTTGGAAAATCCGGAAGGAGGGCTTATCTAGAAAGTGGGGTGGGAGACTCCAAAACCAGCAACCTGACTTACTTTTTCCGCTGGACCTGCACTGCTTTGAACACATCTTCCCGTTTCAGCACCACAAAGTCGCCGTCGTGGATGCGGTTATCCCCGGGATACGGGGCCTGTGGGCTCGGATGTTCTCCTGAGCCCTCCATGACGTTCGGCCGGTCTCAGTGCTCCGCCGCGTCCCTGCAGCTTCAGGCGCCTCTCTCTTCCTGCAACACAGTCGCAACGACCAGCTTCACTCCCCGCGACACCACAGACTCTAGAGTCCTCCGACCGGCACCGCCCCCACGTGCTGTGCGCCGCTTCCGCTTTCCGGTCGGGTCCTTCCGACTGCTTCCGAGAGCCTCACGACTTCCGGTTGACCGAACTCCTCGATTGGCTACACTTTGCCCCGCCCTTCTTGTTTCGTCGCTTCCTTGGACGGAAGTTGCGTCACGGACGCGCCAAAAAGAATAGAGAGGGAGACTGGACAGTTCCTTGAGGTGATTTTGGGGTAACTGCTCCCCGACTCTTTCCCGAGGCCGCGGTGGAAAAACTGCTGCTGTGATTGAAGGGATCCGGCCTTGCGCAGGGACGTCTAAGGCTAAAGAAAATCTTAAGACCTGACAGGGATGGCCTGAGGAGCTGGAGGCTCTTCTTAGCCCTTTGTGCTTCCCcccgggagggagggagaatCAGGCCATTGGGATTAGCACATACCCCGGAGTCGTGAACTGGGAGAGCCTGGGAACCCCCGTCCCATGCAAGTAAGAACAGCCTG
The Sciurus carolinensis chromosome 2, mSciCar1.2, whole genome shotgun sequence DNA segment above includes these coding regions:
- the Trmt6 gene encoding tRNA (adenine(58)-N(1))-methyltransferase non-catalytic subunit TRM6, whose product is MEGSGEHPSPQAPYPGDNRIHDGDFVVLKREDVFKAVQVQRKKKVTFEKQWFYLDNVIGHSFGSTFEVTSGGGLQLKKKKEEPTSETKEAGTDNRNIIDDGKSQKLTQDDIKALKDKGIKGEEIVQQLIENSTTFRDKTEFAQDKYIKKKKKKYEAVITILKPSTRILSIMYYAREPGKINHMRYDTLAQMLTLGNIRAGNKMIVMETCSGLVLGAMMERMGGFGSIIQLYPGDGPVRVATACFGFPKSFLSGLYEFPLNKVDSLLNGTFSAEMLYAEPKDSASVEESNGALEEKQNSKPDNEDSMAEAPESNNPEQESMEVVPQDPEYKEPKERGSKKDYIQEKQRRQEEQRKRHLDAAALLSERNADGLIVASRFHPTPLLLSLLDFVAPSRPFVVYCQYKEPLLECYTKLRERGGVINLRLSETWLRNYQVLPDRSHPKLLMSGGGGYLLSGFTVVLDNLRADTSLKSSASTLESHKTGEPAAKRQKCPESGS